In the genome of Astatotilapia calliptera chromosome 18, fAstCal1.2, whole genome shotgun sequence, the window TTTCACTATTGCTGTTatctttctgtcacaaatcagtACCTGCAATTCACTTAAATCGTATGGTGAAATAAACCTTTGTTTAGATGATTTTAGTTTACAGGCTTAATTTTTTGTTCAACCTAATCTCcaaaatattaacatattaAAACTTTCCTCTTATTTGCCAACATCCACACtatgtctatctatctatctatctatctatctatctatctatctatctatctatgtgtgtgtatgtatcagAGAGGCTATCGTGCTCACATCTTTGAGATAAAGCATACAGATGTTTGCACAGTGAAGGACTcacattctcttctgcttcagGACTCTCATTGCCTTCTGCTTCACCATGTTCTGCAAttgaaagcaaaaataaataaataacatcgaTGTATTTGTCTTCTAGCCTTTTAAACACCCAAAGTTAACATCATGTGTCCTACCTTCGAGGGCCCATCTCTCATCTTTTTCAGCTGATCCTTGTACTTCAAGAGTTCCGCATCTAGCCTGCCAATTTTCTTTTCAATGGACTCAGCCCTCGCATCCACCTGGAGCGAGGAAGAGATCAATTAGAGGTAATGATTTCCAGCGTCCtggcaaacaaaacactgtgctAAAACGCCATGCCTGTATGTGGGTGcattagaagaaaaaaattagAGAGGTAAAAGCTTGGAACATAATTGAGAGCTGTGGTTAACAAACACATCCCTACTTCACAGTTCAACCGAGGCTGAATGTCTTTTATTCCAGCCCAAAGTGCTGACTAACTGTAGCCTCTGAGCTAGTTGGCACGGATGCTGTTTTGACAAGCCTTTTGTAACCATGCTAGCTATGCACCGCTACCGTTAGGTCGCACAATATGGACATAAACAACAAAAGCTCACAGGCTGACAGTACTCACAGTGCCGATACAGTCCGACAGGTTCGCAGGAGGCGCTTTGGGTTTTCCTCGTCCGAATATTCGGTTCATTTTCTAAACGTCAGCCTTTAGCTTAccttagaaaacacaaaaagcatcAAATGCAAAGAGATTTTTTCATTGAAGACACCCGGAAGCAACGGTTCAGACGCAAAATATTTCCATTGGTTGGTGCAAACGCTTGTGACCAATGAGATTTTAGACGCGCTATTGCCACTTAGCGGTGAGCAGAGGCACTGCAGCTTCCAGGGAGAACCTTTTGTCCCCACAGATTGCATCCACCATCAGGCTTTGTTACTCCCCCACTGCAAATAAAATGGCAACAAATGTAGGTTTTACTTAGAGTTTAGATTTTATCTTTTAATCTGGTTCTTTCAAGAgcatgttattatttattgattttaatgtATAATCCCCAAAGACTAAAAACTGCTCTCTACGGAGTAAAATTCCATTGAAATGAGTAGTTATAGAAAGGTTGGTACTGCGTTATAATATGGCATCTTTTATTCAGGATTTGTAAGTTGTAAATTTCATTGCTAATGCTTTGCATATCTATTCTCAGAGGTAGAAGTATTTAGGTCCTGCATTCCAGTCCATGTAGAGAAAAGGTGGAAGTCATGCAAATTAATTCTTCCTGGTTCCTGTAATAGTTTTTAGacttttacatgtttaaaaattctTTCAAAGAATGGGCCATATGTAACTTTTTATAGAGTCGTTACTCCAGACAGAGCAGCATGCTGGTGCACTTATTAGCAATGCCTACCCAGAGCAAGAATTTGAACCTGCTAGTCAGCTGTAGTCACTGCATGTTTACATTTTCTCCATGTGCCTGAGTGGGTTTTCCTGGGGTGCTCTGGTTTCCCCATACAatacacagacatgcatgtCAGGTTAACTGGCTGTGTAGCTGTGATGGACAATCCAATCTGTTCCCAGTGTCATCTGAGGAGGATTAGGGCTTAAaaagatgaatggatgaatggtgACTCCAATGGACAAGGCAAATCTGAGGGATTCTGagatgtcttttcttttttgattaatttaatgatttaactctGGGGTGTCAAACACAATGTGACGGAGGCTAAATGCTGTTTTGGGTCGGCAGGTTTTGAAAAATGTCTCTAGTTATATTTATGATGGATCAGCACGCATGACACTTGCTTTGACATTTTGGCTCCTTCCTTCCTCAAAAACTCCTCCCCAGCACTCCATTTACCTTTCATAACATCCCAAAACCAGTCTTCATGTAGTAAGATATCTATATCTATGTCCTCACTGGGTTCTATTTTAAACAGTTGTTAATAGCCTGTTAATATGACATAATTACATCTAATCTAATACACATAATTCTGTTTTCCCAGCACTTTCATTTTTAGTATATGGCTTATGAGGCAAGCAATGAGTAGGCACCTGTTCAATCCTTATTAGAAGGCAGAGCTTATTACTGAACCTGGCTAAATGTAATGGCTTGCAAATGCACTTGCACCTTGGGAGACAGTGAGTAGAAAAATGCAGTAATCTTTGTAATTATAGCTGTCAGCTTCAACAATCCACGTAAGGACCGACTGATTTAATTTGCCTCTAAAATCCTTCAGAATCCCTTTTATCTGTGCACCATTATATTTGTCAGCTGCTGTAAGGAGGGGCACCTCATCTGGAAGCCTTTCACAAATGGCAACTgtagaaataatgaaaaaacaaacaaacagtccttttgtaataaaaagtaaataaaaacctGCACAGCCGATGATAGTGTTTGAAAAATAAAGTGGCTCATTCTTGGCTGTGTGGTGGCTGCAGTTGGGGAGCTGCCTTTGTCGCTCCAAGCTCattctcagtgtatttaagttttCCTTTTTAGCTACGAGACAATTTTCTTATCTCTCATCAGCAGgataacatttttcatttgtgtctaTCCAGTGTTCcaaatattctttatttttttctcatctgttGCAATTATTGATTATGATTTGCATTACAAAGCATTACAAAGTTATATATTGTTGAATCAACAACATCCATCCCAACCTCTTAACTGTCACAGAATATCTGACTTTATAAGAGCAACATAAACAGTTTTCACATTAGgcaacattttatttcaactACCATAAATAAACAGCGAGTGGATAGTTAAATTGTAGTAGAAATGGCTTTAAGCCAACTTTTAACAACTTAGTATAATTAAATAGAATATtgttaacaatttaaaaacaaattaaaaaacccaaaatattGGTTTGTTCTTTTCCCCACACCTTCAGATAGTAATAACCCCGTCTTAATCACAAGCTCAAACACAAATCAAGACAAATCaacaagataaataaaaagataggAAGGTCACAGCAGTGCCAACATATCATTAAAGTCCTCACACAGGGGCTGAACTTACAGTCAGTGCAGATTCTTCCACGAGGCCGACTACACAAAGTGCCATACAATTAGCACAACAAGCATGGACCTCTGCCTCTCCCTCAGTGTGTTCACCATGGAAACATTAACATTGTATCTGAATTGAATTTACTTAATAATACCttgaaaaatagaagcactgAGGAGGTGGGCTATACAGTCTTCCTACCACTTTTTTGACaaataagctttaaaaaaaaaaaaacttccttgTGCCCACGCTGATATAACTGAAGACTGAACTGAAGCTCTCCTTTGTATTCACCTTGAATCTCACATTTCTCAGCTTTATTGTGACTTagttgtgcatgtgtgaaacatgtttttgacaTCCAAAGCTCAAAGATACATCAAAATATGTCCAAAcatccacagcagcagcagcattagaCATTAATGAGCTGATATTGTGCTGCATCAAATAATGTAATAGCATTAGAGGAATAATTAAGAGAAACATATCATAACAACACATATCCTCTGTAAGATGTTAATCCTCTTACATAATGCTACAGCTACTAAGCTCATATGGGATAAACTGTACTTTAAGAATAACAAGTCTTAAACTGTAAGTGCTAAAATCTACctgctattttattttaaacaagcaTAACAGCTGAACTCTGGTGCAGAAGATAAGGCACACAAACAAGGCACAAAACACAACTTCTGCTATAACACTATATCTTTATCAGATTTAAACAGGTAAatatattacattacatttaagAGTTTATTTGATTAAATCTGGGTGACCTGATGGCTACTAGAACAGCTACAATAATAAGTTCAGCAAACAAGGACGAGTCAGTAAATCGTTTTacaaagatgaaagaaagacTTATCATAGACCATTACGAAGCACTTTGAACCATCTAAAATGGAAGGAATTTAACacaccataaaaaaaaaaactttcagtaTTTGTGTGCAGTGAAAGAGCGATGGCCATAATAACAAACTGTTTCATACAGAATGTCTGCGGCTGATGAAAAATGTATGTAAAGCTGAAAGAGCCGATGTGTTGCCATTAGAATATAATGCTCCGTGTCACATTTCAGCACAtaaactcacaaacacacatttaccaAGCCCAGACTATGGTGACAGGTTGAGAGGAAATTTACAGTATAGACATTAAATTGCACTAAATGCTGAAAGCACTGTTGTGTAGATACAATACACTGTTGTCCTGATGGCGGTTGCCTTAAAGCCCTCTgcccatttttttccttttacatgcGGTTCTAGTTTCAGAGTAGATGAGAAAAGGCGGACACTGTGTCCTGTTATCTCAAAGAGACTGCAGCATCACAGCTCTAAATGTTCAAAGATGCAGTTAATACAGTTCAGCTTCAAACTGAGCCTACAACTGAAGAACAATACCTACTGACGTTTTGACAACAAAGCTGTCGTCAAAGTCAAGCAGCGGGTCAAGGAGAAAATACTTTGATTCGCTCTCTTTAGCGTTTTAAGTCGTGAATATCAGAGGATTACTCCCTGAGAGGCTATTAAATATTCTACATTAGTTAACTGTCAGAGTGAAAGGACTATTCACACACTTTTAACACCAAAGCACCAAACTGCAATGCACATCTATAAAACAATGACACACAGTAATGCACATTGTTCCCAACATCATCAGGGAtagtccctttttttttaaatccagtttcTTAAAGAGCTTTGATCTTATTCATGTTAATATGAAAGCCCAGACAGTTTACAGGTCTAGTTAAAAAACGTGTTTATCTTCTTTAAACATCTGGCTTCATCTTTGCAGTGTTGCCATCAACAATGTGAAAAGGTGCAAAAATTGCATTTCCTCAATTGGCCACTCGAGGCAGTCTCCAAAAGCGAGTAGTTCTCCACAGACTGCGGTGTCAAAATACCTGACtttaatgtcttgatgcatgcatcAAGTTACTAAATCCCAACAGGTTGATTCACtgggctagtttcagtcattgtgcaaatgtactgtttattaggttggggaaacctaaagtcagctgagactgaagaagtctcttggatgagtgacgaaatgtttctcccactgaaaacgctgcgtccagatgaacagaatcaaccttttgggactcGACTTTAATGTTTGCAGtaaaaataatgatttcaaTTTCTGTAGCTAATTTCCACATTCACAGCAACTAGACAGGGATGGGTTTTTGTCTTAGTTGTTATCCTGTTTGTAACtaactcattttatttttgcattaaggCTTAAGGATACAAGGAGTACTGCAAATCCACTTCACAGACCTGGACTTCttgagtgtgtttgtggggTCAGTGTTATATTTTTGATGCAATTTTCTGGCAAATAATATGGCTTTCTGAAAAGACTTCTGATTAATGTAGTATTTTGCCTGTATACGTCTTATCACTATTTAGCATGGGCATAATGATGATGCATCCCACTATCCTTTGaatatgatttctttttaaaaagaagattaaaaaaaacacaataaaaaagtaACATCACGCTTATAATGATAAACTTGCGAGTGGGACTTTAAACTCTTTTATACTTAAATATCAAAACCACCAACAGGTTCATCTTTCTGtcaagaattttttttacataacttGAACTGAAGCCTATTCATGTCCGTGcatcttttaaaaatttaaGTCGTCTCTGTGTACTATTACATACAGTTCATTCTTTTAAGGCTTAATTATCTGTGTTCTGTGGTCTCCAACACGACTGAAGTCTATTCCTTGGTGACTATTTTTAGTGAGGAATTAATACTTTTTAGCGACTTTAGTGACTCATTCATTGCAGCAGAGTAGCGTACAGAAAATTAGAAGCTCCAATCTTTGTTGGTTGTGGCCTTTTCATGGGATTTGTGTAGTAAGAATAAAACATAGATTAGCACCAGGCTAATCTTTTAAGTGAACATGTTTTTGGCTTATTTGACCAACGTGCTGGATACAGAGCTAAAAATCTGGCCCTGACTCTGGCTTTTATCTCAGATAGCTGTAGTGATTTGAGTTAAGCCCAGCTCATTGGAGTCCTCCCAGCTCTGATAGGGCATAGAGGACATGTCCATGGCTAGTCATACGGGCCTGGCTTGCTTTACGCCTCCCCGAGCTTCTGCAGGGCAAGAATGATCCCGCAGAGTGCTTCTCACACGGCTCACTCCATGACAGTCACCTTGTCCTTGTGTTCTGGGACAGCAAAAATCTCTGAAGCATCTCTTGAAGTTCTCATCCAGGAAAGCATAGAGGATGGGGTTAAGGCTGCTGTTGGTGTAGCCCAGCGCCACGCAGAAGAAGTAGGCGGCCATAACAGCCGTGGTCTCGGGGACATTTGTTGACAGCGTCTTGACCAAGATGAAGATGTGAATGGGTGTCCAGCACACCACAAAGACGGcgaccaccaccagcaccagACGGGTGATGCGACGCAGGTTGCGGTCCTTCTCGCGTGAGCCTGACAGCAGCCGCACGCTCTTCAGCCTCATGACCATCAGAGTGTAGCAGACAGTTATAATGATGACCGGTGCCACAAATGCAAAGATGAAGACACAGATCTTCATCAGCGTGTCCCAGTAGATGTAGGGATCAGGGAACTGTAAAGCACACTCTGTAGTCCCTGTTAGTTACAGAAGAATGCAGTTATAGGAACACACAGCAGGAAATGCTCAAAATGACACGCTAATGTCAGATTGACATGTTCAAAGTTACATGTCAAATTGACATCTTTAAAATTGCATAGAGATGTTTAGTGAATGGTTTTCTTGTGTTTATTAGCATGAAGGTGATGGATATGAAGGAAGTGTTACTCTCAGGGCATTAatagcagtaaaaaaaacatatgactTAACCCTGTAACTCCAAATGCATTATATCTGACACATGAGTTattgtgagtttttgagaccTCCATCGTCAGTGCGATTTCTTTTCCCCCCTGAACACCTAATGCATTTCACAAAAATGCTGGATGTAGTGAATATGATTAAAAGTCATATATGCAAATAGGTatgtaaagtctttttttttttctttttaattgtcaGAAGGCTCTAAACActccagtttaaaaaacaaattgaatTTTTCTGGAAATTATTTCCCTGTTCTGGCTTTACTGGGTTAAAATTTAACCGACCCGATTTAGGTCAGTTAAACTGTTTGTAAACATTAAAGTCTGgctataaaacactaaaatacaTTCATAAACACCATGAAAAACTGTTTAGTTTCTCAGACATTTTACATTCACAAGCCACTTGTTTGGATAGAGCTGTTTATCTCTTTGTTAATGTAAATATATAATCAGCTGATCACCATTTAGACATGCAGACAAGTGACTTTAAACATGCTGTTTCATTGAGAATTTCAAGGACAACCATGGCTTGTTTTATGAGAAAATATCTCATAAATATTTTTGCAACACATTGGAGAAAATATCCAATGTGTTGcaattctctgggtgaaaatgctttTTGATGTCAGAAGTCAGAGGACAAAGAAAAGACTGCTTTGATCTGATGagacagtaattcaaataaccaCCGATGCAACCACTCCTGCAAGCTAAGACCAGGTAACTGAGGTGACAATATGCATGAAACTAGCAGACTGAAAAAACTGGTGAGTCTGGTGGGTCAGAGTTTGGTATAAATGACATGAAAGCAtaatcctgccttgtatcaacgtTTCAGGCTACTGGTGGGGTATTGAGGTGAGAGATAtattcttggcacactttgggctccTTAGCAcaaactgagcattgtttaaacacctcAGTCTACCTTATTATTGTTCCTGAACAACTGTCCCTTTATAACCAACGGTGTAGTCattaacaaatttcccacatgtgggactaataatggttatcttatcttatcttatcttatcttatcttatcttatcttatcttatcttatcttatcttatcttatcttatcttatcttatcttatcttatcttatcttatcttatcttctgATGGTTGCCTCCAGGAGGATAACACACAATACCATCATCCCAAACTGATTTCTTGTGTTCGCTGTGCTCAAATGGCCAGCAGCAACTGCCTAGTGCTATCATGTCAagatggaccaaaatctctgaatgTTTCCAGCGTAtttttgaatctgtgccacTAAGAATTCAGGCAACTATGAAGGCAAACAGAGGTCCAGCTcagcaggtgtacctaataaagtggtgtGTATTATGTTCTCAGTAGAcatagtttgaaaaaaaaatttcatgcTATTTTATCCTTCGTTCTGTATTTGATTATGATTATGATCCTTTTGGGCTCCTTTAAATTCCTGTCCTGCCACCAGCATGGCTTAGAAATGACAATGTGAGAGAGATCCTGTGATGCATAAAAGTTGTCAATTGAGGAAACTAAAGTCCAGAATTAGATTCATGAGCAAGTCTTTGGATAAAGTGTCTTGTACTCAATAGAATTTCATTGTAACGATGAATTTCAGACATTTGCTGAAAGAAAATATGTTCTTCTATTATAACCTTTCTAAAGGAAGACCCATTTTCTCTGTCATAGCTTCAGCAAATCAAGTAGCTAATAGGCTGTCATCAGACCTATAGAACACCCTGTTCATTGAATGTGAAGTAGCCAATTGAGATAATTCTCAGCTGTAAATTATATAGAGCTTTTAGCATGAAATCGCATATTAGTCTCCTTAGTACAGAACAAGGTAATTTGTCTCTACAGCAGACAGactataaataaactgaaatataaccaaaaaaaaaaaccatataaAAATTAGATAAAGAACAGAGGTAGGGTCATACCAGTGCATGAAATGGTCATACCGTTATTAGTATTGGTGCTGCCCAGTATCATGGCAGGGATCCCAGCAGCCGACGACAGCACCCAGATGATAACATTGATGATCTTGGCCTTGACGGGGGTCCGGAAATCCAAGGCCTTAACAGGGTGACACACAGCTACGTATCGGTCCACGCTCATCATGGTCAAGGTGAAGATGCTGGTGAACATGTTGTAGTAATCGATGGAGATGAAAACTTTGCACGCTATCTCGCCAAACGGCCAGGAGCTGAGCAGGTAGTCGGTGCTCTGGAAGGGCATGGTGGTGGTGACCAGGGCGTCAGCCACGGCCAGGTTAAAGATGTAGATGTTGGtggctgttttcatttttgtgtatcTGGGGGGGAGGAGTGGGGAGAGTAGAAGTAAACACGATtctctttgattttctttcatcTGGGGGGAAGCGAGAGTGATTAAATCATGTGTTCAGTATAATAAAGGGAAGCAACATGGGGGAAAaccctatctatctatctatctatctatctatctatctatctatctatctatctatctatctatctatctctgtgtgtg includes:
- the oprk1 gene encoding kappa-type opioid receptor, producing the protein MESNVVHIFKEDRCPSGQPGECIPNFTWQPLDIFNYTANATWDAEPEPMSPIIPIIVAVYSIVFVVGLVGNCLVMYVIIRYTKMKTATNIYIFNLAVADALVTTTMPFQSTDYLLSSWPFGEIACKVFISIDYYNMFTSIFTLTMMSVDRYVAVCHPVKALDFRTPVKAKIINVIIWVLSSAAGIPAMILGSTNTNNGTTECALQFPDPYIYWDTLMKICVFIFAFVAPVIIITVCYTLMVMRLKSVRLLSGSREKDRNLRRITRLVLVVVAVFVVCWTPIHIFILVKTLSTNVPETTAVMAAYFFCVALGYTNSSLNPILYAFLDENFKRCFRDFCCPRTQGQGDCHGVSRVRSTLRDHSCPAEARGGVKQARPV